A single Calidifontibacter indicus DNA region contains:
- a CDS encoding DUF6907 domain-containing protein — protein sequence MPKQSPCPQWCDTSHDDQPDDAHTLHETTVANARGLFRVDLAQLDQGPVMVAPVLADNVQDLDPQAALDLASGIAVAAALAADFNGQPLPTLARQ from the coding sequence ATGCCGAAGCAATCGCCGTGCCCGCAGTGGTGCGACACCAGCCACGACGACCAGCCCGACGACGCGCACACACTCCACGAAACGACCGTGGCGAACGCGCGAGGTCTGTTCCGGGTCGACCTCGCCCAACTCGACCAGGGGCCGGTCATGGTCGCGCCGGTCCTCGCCGACAACGTGCAAGACCTCGACCCACAGGCCGCGCTCGACCTGGCGTCGGGCATCGCCGTGGCCGCTGCTCTCGCGGCGGACTTCAACGGGCAACCGCTGCCCACCCTCGCCCGCCAGTAG
- a CDS encoding RNA polymerase sigma factor: protein MTTLSNPRAGAHGFDEFAAVIEGDLLRAAWLLTADRVRATEVTEAALGRVLAGWSRHRDDRPVQQAYAALLEAAGRKPAPEAAVVPVTAGATGEPGDQVRRRQLTTEKAFRSLPAADRNAVVLHRYCNLSSRRVADLLHLTPTQVEQRSETALSVLRDRSTDLAELPFDSVPTPCAGADPARVAEHAKADNRVSRRRMLGWTAATGALGALGFGTWWLRRPFIGDATLGDSLLPARARATGQLFLWLQGRPDAPFGVGTTSNGVFAGDQPPSRVVLSRPSGSAVPQVRIDNDPVHLQRSAWGDYTAALPPVQYEDGQPLPVTLVVAQVPSDTDVCWPASSEFALDQADTSGIELRDHSTYAVSTVVGVSDLLGMVWRTASQQVGVNTGERAALAVHQQFLLFVLPGVGLWGAINAEQWLTARNVKTTYVDTQLDPQGWSFLALLPDGARAVRATPTAHYPDATVVVVPIDGTKRSIVVARSLRDLEPGNGGIPGVVDHLTWVGADGRPGAWTRPPDETSYSTDPAVDPAVMALPNARRTRRNAGPI from the coding sequence GTGACGACCCTTTCGAACCCGCGGGCCGGTGCACACGGCTTCGATGAGTTCGCCGCGGTGATCGAGGGCGACCTCCTGCGGGCCGCGTGGCTGCTCACCGCCGACCGGGTACGGGCCACCGAGGTCACCGAGGCCGCTCTCGGACGGGTGCTGGCGGGATGGTCACGGCACCGGGACGACCGTCCGGTGCAACAGGCGTACGCGGCGCTGCTCGAGGCCGCCGGCCGCAAGCCCGCACCCGAGGCCGCCGTCGTGCCGGTCACCGCAGGTGCCACCGGCGAACCGGGTGACCAGGTGAGGCGCCGGCAACTCACGACCGAGAAGGCCTTCCGGAGCCTGCCAGCTGCTGACCGCAATGCGGTTGTGCTGCACAGGTATTGCAACCTGTCGAGCCGCCGGGTCGCCGACCTGCTGCACCTCACCCCGACGCAGGTCGAGCAGCGCAGCGAGACAGCACTCAGCGTGCTGCGCGACCGTAGCACCGACCTTGCGGAGCTGCCGTTCGACAGCGTGCCCACCCCGTGCGCGGGCGCCGACCCGGCGCGTGTCGCCGAGCACGCGAAGGCCGACAACCGGGTCAGCCGCCGCCGCATGCTCGGTTGGACGGCAGCCACCGGGGCGCTCGGCGCGCTCGGGTTCGGCACGTGGTGGTTACGCCGACCGTTCATCGGTGACGCGACCTTGGGCGACTCACTCCTGCCCGCACGGGCACGGGCCACCGGCCAACTGTTCCTGTGGTTGCAGGGCCGCCCCGACGCACCGTTCGGTGTCGGCACGACCTCGAACGGCGTCTTCGCCGGCGACCAGCCGCCGTCGCGGGTGGTGCTGAGCCGCCCGTCCGGCAGCGCCGTGCCGCAGGTGCGCATCGACAACGACCCGGTGCACCTGCAGCGCAGTGCCTGGGGCGACTACACCGCCGCGCTGCCTCCGGTGCAGTACGAAGACGGCCAGCCGCTGCCGGTCACCCTGGTCGTCGCACAGGTGCCGTCCGACACCGACGTGTGCTGGCCGGCCAGCTCCGAGTTCGCCCTCGACCAGGCCGACACCAGCGGCATCGAGTTGCGCGACCACTCGACGTACGCGGTGAGCACGGTCGTAGGGGTCTCCGACCTGTTGGGAATGGTGTGGCGCACCGCGAGCCAGCAGGTCGGGGTGAACACAGGCGAGCGAGCCGCGCTCGCCGTCCATCAGCAGTTCCTGCTGTTCGTACTTCCCGGCGTCGGGCTGTGGGGGGCCATCAACGCCGAGCAGTGGCTGACCGCACGCAACGTGAAGACGACGTACGTCGACACCCAGTTGGACCCGCAAGGGTGGTCGTTCCTCGCGCTTCTACCGGACGGCGCCCGCGCCGTGCGGGCCACCCCGACGGCGCACTACCCCGATGCGACGGTGGTCGTCGTGCCGATCGACGGCACGAAGCGTTCGATCGTGGTCGCCCGTTCGCTGCGTGATCTCGAGCCCGGGAACGGTGGAATTCCGGGTGTGGTCGACCACCTCACCTGGGTCGGAGCCGACGGGAGGCCGGGTGCGTGGACGCGTCCGCCGGACGAGACCAGCTACTCGACCGATCCTGCGGTCGACCCGGCGGTGATGGCACTACCCAACGCGCGGCGCACCCGCCGCAACGCCGGACCCATCTGA